A genome region from Apus apus isolate bApuApu2 chromosome 2, bApuApu2.pri.cur, whole genome shotgun sequence includes the following:
- the INSIG1 gene encoding insulin-induced gene 1 protein → MPRLEHCGWSCSCAARGRHKAQPGDAAAGLAAKVGEMLSSSVSSPSLSSVGHGARSPSTSRAGSSTSGSGSRSSTLNWSQHLVQRSVVLFVVGVFMALVLNLLQIQRNVTLFPDEVISTLFSSAWWVPPCCGTAAAVVGLLYPCIDSHLGEPHKFKREWASVMRCIAVFVGINHASAKLDFANNIQLSLTLAALSLGLWWTFDRSRSGLGLGITIAFVATLITQFLVYNGVYQYTSPDFLYIRSWLPCIFFSGGVTVGNIGRQLAMGIPEKPHND, encoded by the exons atgcccaggctggagcactGCGGCTGGAGCTGTTCCTGCGCTGCCaggggaaggcacaaagccCAGCCGGGGGACGCGGCTGCCGGGCTGGCCGCCAAGGTGGGCGAGATGCTGAGCTCCTCCGTCTCCAGCCCCTCGCTGTCGTCGGTGGGGCACGGAGCACggagccccagcacctcccGTGCCGGCAGCAGCACCTCCGGCAgcggcagcaggagcagcaccttGAACTGGAGTCAGCACCTGGTGCAGAGGAGCGTGGTCCTCTTCGTCGTCGGCGTTTTCATGGCCTTGGTGCTGAACTTGCTGCAGATCCAGAGGAATGTCACCCTGTTCCCTGACGAAGTGATTTCCActctcttctcctctgcctggtGGGTGCCCCCGTGCTGCGGGACGGCAGCAG CTGTGGTGGGCCTGCTGTATCCCTGCATTGACAGCCACCTGGGGGAACCACACAAGTTCAAGCGAGAGTGGGCCAGCGTCATGCGATGCATCGCGGTGTTTGTTGGCATTAATCATGCAAGTGCT AAACTAGATTTTGCAAACAACATCCAGCTGTCCCTGACTCTAGCAGCCTTATCTCTGGGTCTTTGGTGGACATTCGATCGTTCAAGAAGTGGTCTCGGACTTGGAATTACAATAGCCTTTGTAGCAACTCTCATAACCCAGTTTCTTGTATATAATGGTGTTTATCA GTATACATCCCCAGATTTTCTTTACATCCGTTCATGGCTTCCATGTATATTCTTCTCAGGAGGTGTGACTGTAGGAAACATAGGACGCCAACTGGCTATG GGTATTCCAGAGAAACCACACAATGACTAA